Proteins co-encoded in one Acipenser ruthenus chromosome 3, fAciRut3.2 maternal haplotype, whole genome shotgun sequence genomic window:
- the LOC117435633 gene encoding clavesin-1 isoform X1, whose product MTHLQAGLCPETKEKARLELNENPDTLHQDIQQVRDMVITRPDIGFLRTDDAFILRFLRARKCNQMETFKLLAQYFHYRQQNLDMFKSFKADDPGIKRALMDGFPGVLENLDQYGRKILILFASNWDQSRNSFVDILRAILLSLEVLIEDPELQINGFILIIDWSNFSFKQASRLTPTILKLAIEGLQDSFPARFGGIHFVNQPWYIHALYTIIKPFLKDKTRKRIFLHGNNLNSLHQLIFPECLPSEFGGTLPPYDMGTWARTLLGPDYNDETEYTHTYNALHVKQVLGNTERDCSPKHMTRSQSVVEPGTLKHEEKDNKNTQPLLALD is encoded by the exons atgacTCATTTGCAAGCGGGTCTTTGTCCGGAAACTAAAGAGAAAGCTCGTTTGGAACTAAATGAGAACCCGGACACTTTACATCAGGATATACAGCAGGTCAGAGACATGGTCATCACAAGACCCGATATAGGTTTTCTGCGAACAGACGATGCTTTCATTTTAAGGTTCCTTAGAGCAAGGAAATGTAATCAAATGGAGACTTTCAAACTGCTTGCCCAGTATTTTCATTACCGTCAGCAGAATTTGGATATGTTTAAAAGCTTCAAGGCGGACGATCCTGGGATCAAACGAGCGTTGATGGATGGCTTTCCTGGCGTCTTAGAAAACCTCGATCAATACGGCAGGAAGATCCTTATCCTTTTTGCCTCTAACTGGGACCAGAGTAG GAACTCTTTTGTTGACATCTTAAGGGCCATCCTTCTCTCTTTGGAAGTCCTAATTGAAGACCCAGAACTGCAGATCAATGGCTTCATCTTAATAATAGACTGGAGCAACTTCTCCTTTAAACAAGCATCCAGACTCACCCCCACCATACTCAAACTGGCCATTGAAGGACTACAG GACAGTTTCCCTGCTCGTTTTGGAGGCATCCATTTTGTCAATCAGCCTTGGTACATTCATGCACTGTACACCATAATAAAGCCATTCCTCAAAGACAAGACCAGGAAACGG atcTTTCTTCATGGAAACAACTTGAACAGTTTGCATCAGCTAATCTTTCCGGAGTGTCTTCCTTCAGAATTTGGGGGCACTCTACCCCCTTATGACATGGGAACTTGGGCCCGGACGTTATTAGGACCAGACTATAACGACGAAACAGAATACACTCACACATACAATGCGTTGCATGTAAAGCAAGTGCTGGGAAACACTGAGAGAGATTGTTCTCCCAAACACATGACAAG GTCTCAGTCGGTCGTGGAACCTGGAACTCTGAAGCATGAAGAAAAGGATAACAAGAATACTCAACCTTTGCTTGCCCTGGACTGA
- the LOC117435633 gene encoding clavesin-1 isoform X2 translates to MTHLQAGLCPETKEKARLELNENPDTLHQDIQQVRDMVITRPDIGFLRTDDAFILRFLRARKCNQMETFKLLAQYFHYRQQNLDMFKSFKADDPGIKRALMDGFPGVLENLDQYGRKILILFASNWDQSRNSFVDILRAILLSLEVLIEDPELQINGFILIIDWSNFSFKQASRLTPTILKLAIEGLQIFLHGNNLNSLHQLIFPECLPSEFGGTLPPYDMGTWARTLLGPDYNDETEYTHTYNALHVKQVLGNTERDCSPKHMTRSQSVVEPGTLKHEEKDNKNTQPLLALD, encoded by the exons atgacTCATTTGCAAGCGGGTCTTTGTCCGGAAACTAAAGAGAAAGCTCGTTTGGAACTAAATGAGAACCCGGACACTTTACATCAGGATATACAGCAGGTCAGAGACATGGTCATCACAAGACCCGATATAGGTTTTCTGCGAACAGACGATGCTTTCATTTTAAGGTTCCTTAGAGCAAGGAAATGTAATCAAATGGAGACTTTCAAACTGCTTGCCCAGTATTTTCATTACCGTCAGCAGAATTTGGATATGTTTAAAAGCTTCAAGGCGGACGATCCTGGGATCAAACGAGCGTTGATGGATGGCTTTCCTGGCGTCTTAGAAAACCTCGATCAATACGGCAGGAAGATCCTTATCCTTTTTGCCTCTAACTGGGACCAGAGTAG GAACTCTTTTGTTGACATCTTAAGGGCCATCCTTCTCTCTTTGGAAGTCCTAATTGAAGACCCAGAACTGCAGATCAATGGCTTCATCTTAATAATAGACTGGAGCAACTTCTCCTTTAAACAAGCATCCAGACTCACCCCCACCATACTCAAACTGGCCATTGAAGGACTACAG atcTTTCTTCATGGAAACAACTTGAACAGTTTGCATCAGCTAATCTTTCCGGAGTGTCTTCCTTCAGAATTTGGGGGCACTCTACCCCCTTATGACATGGGAACTTGGGCCCGGACGTTATTAGGACCAGACTATAACGACGAAACAGAATACACTCACACATACAATGCGTTGCATGTAAAGCAAGTGCTGGGAAACACTGAGAGAGATTGTTCTCCCAAACACATGACAAG GTCTCAGTCGGTCGTGGAACCTGGAACTCTGAAGCATGAAGAAAAGGATAACAAGAATACTCAACCTTTGCTTGCCCTGGACTGA